A single genomic interval of Lewinellaceae bacterium harbors:
- a CDS encoding AAA-like domain-containing protein has product MQKYFNIAGPCHPDEHYMVPVLERNKSLLPLIEQKQYFVIHAARQSGKTTLLHELVNHFTQEGKYYALYCSLEQAQVFTEAKEGILQILNTLRFAVKYSQLPNKEKFARQLDVNDTANLIKTAITDYCLALDKPLVIFFDEIDALQDSTLISFLRQLRNGYITRSRIPFPHSIALVGMRNIRDYKSKIREDRQTLGSPSPFNIITKALTLRNFSIKEIEGLYRQHTQAAGQVFEKAAVESVHDYTDGQPWLVNAIAREIIMEILENDFTKKITAAHVDQAVKNILLRRDTHIDSLLERLKEERVRKVMEPVITGEKYAISFTDDDTQYCLDLGLLKNEDNVLKPANKMYAEVIIRTLSYDLQYHMESQIENRWVKTDGSLDMNGLFKAFQQFWRENSEIWQEKYQYQEAAPHLILQAFLQRVVNSGGEVSREYAANKGRMDLCVRYGKNKYPIEIKLHYGKKTIPEGLEQLAGYMDTVGESTGWLVIFDRRKGAAWKEKIYWKTEEEDGKTIHVVGV; this is encoded by the coding sequence ATGCAAAAATATTTCAACATAGCCGGGCCGTGCCATCCTGACGAACATTACATGGTGCCCGTCCTTGAGCGCAATAAGAGCCTGTTGCCTTTAATCGAGCAGAAGCAATACTTCGTCATTCACGCTGCCCGGCAATCGGGCAAAACGACACTGCTGCATGAATTGGTGAATCATTTCACTCAGGAAGGGAAATACTACGCCTTGTATTGCAGCCTGGAACAGGCGCAGGTTTTCACCGAAGCAAAGGAAGGCATTCTGCAAATTTTAAATACGCTTAGATTTGCAGTTAAATATTCTCAATTGCCCAATAAAGAAAAATTTGCTCGGCAGCTGGATGTCAACGATACGGCAAACTTGATAAAAACCGCTATTACGGATTACTGCCTGGCACTCGACAAACCCCTGGTGATCTTTTTTGACGAAATTGACGCCCTGCAGGATAGTACGTTGATCTCCTTCCTCCGGCAACTCAGAAATGGATACATTACCCGCAGCCGCATCCCCTTTCCGCACAGCATCGCCCTGGTGGGCATGAGAAATATCCGGGATTATAAATCAAAAATCAGAGAAGACAGGCAGACGCTCGGCTCTCCAAGCCCGTTCAACATTATTACCAAAGCTTTGACTTTGCGTAATTTTTCCATTAAAGAAATCGAAGGCCTGTACCGCCAGCATACCCAAGCTGCCGGACAGGTTTTTGAAAAAGCAGCAGTTGAGAGCGTTCATGATTACACCGACGGGCAGCCCTGGCTGGTTAACGCCATCGCCCGGGAGATCATTATGGAAATTCTGGAAAACGATTTTACAAAAAAAATCACCGCCGCCCACGTCGATCAGGCCGTTAAAAATATCCTGTTGCGGCGGGACACGCACATCGACAGCCTGCTGGAACGCCTAAAGGAGGAACGGGTGCGCAAAGTGATGGAGCCGGTGATTACGGGAGAAAAATACGCCATTAGTTTTACCGACGACGACACCCAATACTGCCTGGATCTGGGGCTGCTTAAAAATGAGGACAACGTGCTGAAACCCGCCAATAAAATGTATGCGGAAGTTATTATCAGAACGCTGAGCTACGACCTGCAGTACCACATGGAATCGCAGATCGAAAACCGATGGGTGAAAACCGACGGCAGCCTGGACATGAACGGGTTGTTTAAAGCTTTTCAACAATTCTGGCGGGAAAACAGCGAGATTTGGCAGGAGAAATATCAGTATCAGGAAGCCGCTCCTCACCTGATCCTGCAGGCCTTTTTACAGCGGGTGGTCAATTCCGGAGGCGAGGTGTCGCGGGAATATGCCGCCAATAAAGGGAGAATGGATTTGTGTGTGCGTTATGGCAAAAATAAGTATCCTATAGAAATCAAACTGCACTACGGCAAAAAGACAATCCCCGAGGGTTTGGAACAACTCGCCGGCTATATGGATACAGTAGGTGAAAGCACAGGATGGCTGGTCATCTTCGACCGAAGAAAAGGCGCTGCGTGGAAGGAGAAGATTTACTGGAAGACGGAAGAGGAGGATGGGAAGACGATTCATGTTGTGGGGGTGTGA
- a CDS encoding AAA family ATPase gives MRVSIGNWFCATLIYHAYSFFLLLICTKPIAVEYKYIVGNNGYFVDKTLLIKEFHENDDHVLLMPRPRRFGKTLNLSMIEHFFDINKKESAGLFAEFKISAEEGFCQAHQNKYPVINLSLKSVRGNDWEGCLLHLKRVISEAYQEHKYLLKSDKLEDYEKQSITEIILKKGGQPDYAFSLFNLSKYLKAHFGAEAILLVDEYDTPIIDGYKEKYYGEVIKFMQVFMGSAFKGNPYLHKGLITGIMRIARESIFSEMNNIGVYTITSLYFADKFGFTETETKEALAYFGLEGHFPEVQKWYNGYQFGNTGQIYNPWSIVNYISRHEEGFRAYWINTGTDSLIKERLLEPDIDQTYDTLQQLVAGQTVEKVIDESFVFSDFATNRELLWTLLAFSGYLTQVKEVRRNTYLLKIPNYEIKTVFQDIVMAWLHRDVKVQRELLISTAEHLVNNRLQAFEKGFKKIMGDTFSYFDTGGEAEKAYQAYVLGLLAVIGDDYLIRSNRESGEGRYDIMLMPHDKARYGVVIEIKRIEGRKKKETEEAFSKRINATLTEAAHQIEHKKYYQELLAHQIEKIIQLPIVFAGKEPFVFPVE, from the coding sequence TTGAGAGTAAGCATTGGTAATTGGTTTTGTGCAACTCTAATTTACCATGCTTACTCGTTTTTCCTACTACTCATTTGCACAAAACCTATTGCCGTCGAGTATAAATACATCGTCGGAAACAATGGTTACTTCGTAGACAAGACGCTGCTCATCAAGGAATTTCATGAAAACGACGACCATGTGCTGCTCATGCCCCGCCCCCGCCGGTTCGGGAAAACCCTGAACCTGTCGATGATAGAACACTTTTTTGACATCAACAAAAAAGAGAGCGCCGGCTTGTTCGCGGAATTTAAGATCAGCGCGGAAGAAGGCTTTTGTCAGGCACACCAGAATAAATATCCGGTGATCAACCTTTCGTTAAAAAGCGTCCGGGGAAACGATTGGGAAGGTTGTTTGCTGCATCTGAAAAGGGTCATTTCAGAAGCCTACCAGGAGCATAAATACCTGCTAAAATCCGATAAACTGGAAGATTATGAAAAGCAAAGCATAACAGAAATCATTTTGAAAAAAGGCGGGCAGCCTGATTATGCTTTCAGCCTTTTCAATTTAAGCAAATACTTAAAAGCCCATTTTGGCGCCGAAGCCATCCTCCTCGTCGACGAATACGACACGCCGATCATCGACGGGTATAAAGAAAAATACTACGGTGAGGTTATCAAATTCATGCAGGTATTCATGGGCTCGGCGTTCAAAGGGAACCCCTACCTGCACAAAGGGCTGATAACCGGCATTATGCGCATAGCGCGCGAAAGTATTTTTTCGGAGATGAACAACATCGGCGTTTATACCATCACCAGCCTTTATTTTGCCGATAAGTTTGGTTTTACCGAAACAGAGACAAAAGAAGCATTGGCCTATTTTGGCCTGGAAGGGCATTTCCCGGAGGTGCAAAAATGGTATAACGGCTATCAGTTTGGCAACACCGGACAGATCTACAACCCCTGGTCGATCGTCAACTACATATCGAGGCACGAGGAGGGCTTTAGAGCCTATTGGATCAACACAGGAACCGATTCGCTCATCAAAGAGCGGCTCCTGGAGCCGGATATCGACCAAACCTACGACACCTTGCAACAATTGGTAGCCGGCCAAACCGTTGAAAAAGTCATCGACGAGAGTTTCGTGTTTTCCGACTTTGCCACTAACCGGGAATTGCTCTGGACGCTGCTGGCCTTCAGCGGTTACCTGACGCAGGTGAAGGAAGTCCGCAGGAACACTTACCTGCTGAAAATCCCCAATTATGAGATCAAGACCGTTTTCCAGGATATCGTCATGGCCTGGCTGCACCGGGATGTGAAAGTCCAAAGGGAATTGTTGATCTCCACCGCCGAGCATTTGGTAAACAACCGCCTCCAGGCTTTTGAAAAAGGGTTCAAAAAGATCATGGGCGATACGTTCAGCTATTTTGATACGGGCGGCGAAGCGGAAAAAGCTTACCAGGCTTATGTACTGGGCTTATTGGCCGTCATCGGCGACGACTACCTCATCCGCTCCAACCGGGAAAGCGGCGAAGGCCGGTATGACATCATGCTGATGCCGCACGACAAGGCCCGCTACGGCGTTGTCATCGAGATCAAACGGATAGAAGGGAGAAAGAAGAAAGAAACGGAAGAGGCCTTTTCTAAACGGATCAACGCCACTCTGACAGAAGCCGCCCATCAAATAGAGCATAAAAAATACTACCAGGAACTGCTCGCCCATCAAATCGAAAAGATCATCCAACTGCCCATTGTTTTTGCCGGGAAGGAACCTTTTGTTTTTCCGGTGGAATAG
- a CDS encoding IS630 family transposase: MLTLNISQADIVSANYERIHNPVLAIRKRMDALYWASQEYSRQEAAQLSGVHRNSVKNYIKLYNKGGLEALTSFQYKGFDSVLSGYRVTLEAYFREHPPRTAKEAAARVEELTGQALSVDEVRRFMHKIGMKPLKTGHVPGKANPEKQQQFLDQELLPLIEMAQAGQCHLFFMDAAHFILMPFVGILWCFARMFIKAASGRNRINVLGALNFVTRKMETVVNTTYVNADTVAELLKKLAQNYTALPLYVVLDNARYQHCHYIKELALSLNIHLVFLPPYSPNLNLIERVWRYIKKDVLGTRYYDCAEKFHNAIRQALNDINHNPETQSSLKTLITPNFQTFAQNLLQ, from the coding sequence ATGCTTACTCTCAATATCAGCCAAGCCGATATTGTATCGGCAAATTACGAAAGAATTCACAATCCTGTGCTAGCCATCCGCAAGAGGATGGATGCCCTTTATTGGGCCAGCCAAGAATACAGCCGGCAGGAAGCCGCCCAGCTAAGCGGTGTACACCGCAACTCTGTAAAGAACTACATCAAACTCTACAACAAAGGAGGGCTGGAAGCCTTGACAAGCTTTCAATACAAGGGTTTCGATTCAGTTCTTTCAGGATACCGTGTCACGCTTGAAGCTTATTTTCGAGAACACCCTCCCCGCACAGCCAAGGAGGCGGCAGCCAGAGTGGAAGAGTTAACCGGCCAGGCATTAAGCGTGGACGAAGTGCGCCGCTTCATGCATAAGATTGGGATGAAGCCCCTCAAAACCGGCCATGTGCCCGGCAAGGCTAACCCTGAAAAGCAGCAGCAATTCCTGGATCAGGAGTTGTTGCCCTTAATAGAAATGGCGCAAGCTGGGCAATGCCACCTGTTCTTCATGGATGCGGCTCACTTTATATTGATGCCTTTCGTAGGGATATTATGGTGTTTCGCCCGGATGTTTATTAAAGCCGCTTCAGGCCGTAACCGGATCAATGTCCTTGGCGCCTTGAATTTCGTTACCCGCAAAATGGAAACTGTGGTGAACACAACCTATGTCAATGCCGATACAGTAGCCGAACTGTTGAAAAAGCTGGCGCAAAATTACACGGCATTGCCTTTATATGTGGTGTTGGACAATGCCCGCTACCAGCATTGCCATTATATCAAAGAACTGGCCCTGTCGCTCAATATCCACCTTGTTTTCTTGCCGCCATACTCGCCTAACCTCAACCTAATCGAAAGAGTGTGGCGTTACATTAAAAAGGATGTGTTGGGCACTCGATATTACGACTGTGCTGAAAAATTCCATAACGCCATCAGGCAAGCCCTCAATGATATCAATCATAACCCTGAAACCCAAAGCAGCCTCAAAACCTTGATTACGCCCAATTTTCAAACTTTTGCACAAAACCTATTGCAGTGA
- a CDS encoding HAD family hydrolase, translating into MGIDHYFAEVLPEDKAGLVAHLQQQGKTVCFIGDGINEATGLRLDKGAGNRV; encoded by the coding sequence TTGGGCATCGATCATTACTTTGCCGAGGTACTGCCCGAAGACAAAGCAGGCCTGGTCGCCCATTTGCAACAACAGGGTAAAACGGTTTGCTTCATTGGCGATGGCATCAACGAGGCTACCGGTCTAAGGTTGGACAAGGGAGCTGGCAACCGGGTTTGA
- a CDS encoding DUF3078 domain-containing protein has product MKRLLFLAFIICCSKCVKAQVDTLPPTLEEQKALLTSKSQTLDTVNAQLKALTAQAKSLEKEVAKLKDKVTPYPRWRGGLATTLGFNFANYNDWLSREPANLSSATIAAAANFFARLDQKRYFWKNAASINLGWVKFDDKDVPDDDDSFKPTSDVLNARSIFGWRLSRTLALSSMTEYRTSMLNGRFNNPGYLDIGSLGLAWTPTPDFSAVLHSLNYNFVFSRGDFNFEGSLGAKLVVDYEQVLAKGIAWRSNFSAFTSYKDFNELSNWTWSNNFSTAIKGFGVGLDLALRSNKQESRAAELADNPLQFFWVLGVSYNLSKEL; this is encoded by the coding sequence ATGAAACGCCTACTCTTTCTTGCTTTCATTATTTGCTGTTCCAAGTGTGTAAAAGCACAAGTGGACACACTGCCTCCCACCCTGGAGGAGCAAAAAGCATTGCTGACCTCTAAATCCCAAACTTTGGACACTGTGAATGCCCAGTTGAAGGCGCTTACCGCTCAGGCCAAATCGCTGGAGAAGGAAGTGGCAAAGCTAAAGGATAAAGTCACCCCTTATCCCCGCTGGCGCGGCGGCCTGGCCACCACGTTAGGGTTTAACTTTGCCAACTACAACGACTGGCTGTCGAGGGAACCGGCCAACCTCAGCTCCGCCACCATTGCCGCAGCGGCGAATTTTTTTGCCCGGTTGGACCAAAAGCGGTATTTCTGGAAAAATGCCGCATCCATCAACCTGGGCTGGGTCAAATTCGACGACAAGGATGTGCCCGATGATGATGACAGCTTCAAGCCCACCTCCGATGTCCTGAATGCCCGTTCGATCTTCGGCTGGCGGCTCTCCCGAACGCTGGCGCTCTCTTCCATGACCGAGTACCGGACGTCGATGCTCAATGGCCGCTTCAACAACCCCGGCTACCTGGATATTGGCAGCCTGGGATTGGCCTGGACGCCGACGCCGGACTTCAGCGCCGTGCTGCATTCGCTGAATTACAACTTCGTCTTCTCCCGGGGAGATTTCAATTTTGAAGGTTCGCTGGGCGCCAAGCTGGTCGTCGATTACGAACAGGTACTGGCCAAAGGAATTGCGTGGAGGTCCAACTTTTCGGCGTTCACCAGTTACAAAGACTTCAATGAATTGTCCAACTGGACGTGGTCCAACAATTTCAGCACGGCCATTAAAGGTTTTGGCGTCGGGCTGGATCTCGCCCTGCGCAGCAATAAGCAGGAATCCCGCGCTGCCGAACTGGCCGACAATCCCCTGCAGTTCTTCTGGGTGTTGGGAGTCTCCTACAATTTGTCGAAAGAGTTATAA